From Virgibacillus ihumii, the proteins below share one genomic window:
- a CDS encoding diacylglycerol kinase family protein codes for MSGKYRQDGIGFSFACNGLRAVIKSERNFRIHLAAAVFVIAAGLFFRLALLQWAIIFLTIALVLITEMINTAVEKMIDYIKPEINHNAKVIKDISAGAVLLSAIIAVIIGLLIFGPEIKETFL; via the coding sequence TTGAGCGGTAAATACAGACAGGATGGAATTGGATTTTCGTTTGCCTGTAATGGACTGCGTGCAGTTATAAAGTCTGAGCGGAATTTCAGGATTCATCTGGCTGCAGCAGTTTTTGTTATTGCAGCAGGTCTGTTTTTTCGACTTGCCCTGTTGCAGTGGGCAATCATTTTTTTAACCATTGCTCTTGTTTTAATTACTGAAATGATCAATACAGCTGTTGAGAAAATGATTGACTACATCAAACCGGAAATTAACCATAATGCGAAAGTAATTAAAGACATTTCCGCCGGGGCAGTATTATTATCAGCCATCATAGCAGTTATTATTGGACTTCTTATCTTTGGTCCGGAAATAAAAGAAACGTTTTTGTAA